From one Candidatus Chromulinivorax destructor genomic stretch:
- a CDS encoding ATP-binding protein — MRFSSQTDIETIKSGKFVCIQGLSHRFFSIITDLMLETAHPEILQFPPDEGEGLLKELLTTNSMYATAQLKPMLMLNSLNHISPVKTVPHHFASVYEATRKDIETIFGDEKDVSNNYFNIGNPLDMDAPVCLNLHNLAERSNGVFGKTGTGKTFITRLILAGLIKSNKATCLIFDMHSEYGLEARQEGSGTFVKGLKTLFPSKIAIFSIDPVATQRRGTAPDVAVKIPYQDIHVEDIMSLQQELNLHATATEAAYLLHGKYKKDWLAVLLSKGINAKELAEEIGAHPESIAALYRKLKHIEKYSFFTPDPVPSVTDTIIEYLDKRKSIIFEFGNYSSTFCYLLVANIITRRIHSSYIQKTERFLGTKKPELEPSKLMIVIEEAHKFLNPTAASQTIFGTIAREMRKYYVSLFIIDQRPSGIDPEILSQVGTKVIAQLSDEKDVQAVLSGSAQANTLKTVLNSLDTKKQALVIGHAVRMPIVIETRTYDQIFYKAMQLDASINIENDLF; from the coding sequence ATGAGATTTTCATCGCAAACTGATATTGAGACGATTAAATCAGGAAAATTTGTTTGTATACAAGGGTTAAGTCATAGATTTTTTTCTATTATTACCGATTTGATGCTAGAAACTGCTCATCCTGAAATTTTACAATTTCCTCCTGATGAGGGAGAGGGATTGTTAAAAGAACTTTTAACAACAAATAGTATGTATGCAACAGCTCAGTTAAAACCTATGTTGATGTTAAATTCGCTCAATCATATTTCTCCGGTTAAAACAGTTCCTCATCACTTTGCATCGGTGTATGAAGCAACTAGAAAAGATATTGAAACTATCTTTGGTGATGAAAAAGATGTTTCAAATAACTATTTTAATATTGGAAATCCGCTTGATATGGATGCTCCTGTTTGTTTAAACCTTCATAACCTTGCTGAGCGAAGTAATGGAGTTTTTGGTAAGACAGGTACTGGTAAAACTTTTATCACTCGATTAATTTTAGCTGGTCTTATTAAATCAAATAAAGCTACGTGTCTTATTTTTGACATGCATAGTGAATATGGCTTAGAAGCGCGCCAAGAAGGTTCTGGGACTTTTGTTAAAGGGCTTAAAACGTTATTTCCTTCTAAAATTGCAATATTTTCAATTGATCCTGTAGCAACCCAGCGAAGAGGTACAGCGCCAGACGTAGCTGTTAAAATCCCTTATCAAGACATTCATGTTGAAGATATTATGTCGTTGCAACAAGAGTTGAATTTGCATGCAACTGCAACAGAAGCTGCATATCTTTTACATGGTAAATACAAAAAAGATTGGTTAGCAGTTTTGTTAAGCAAAGGTATTAATGCAAAAGAGTTAGCGGAAGAAATTGGAGCTCATCCAGAGTCAATTGCCGCTTTGTATCGTAAATTAAAGCATATTGAAAAATATTCATTTTTTACGCCAGATCCAGTTCCATCAGTTACAGATACAATTATTGAGTATTTAGATAAACGTAAATCGATTATCTTTGAATTTGGGAACTACTCATCAACATTTTGTTATTTATTGGTAGCTAACATTATTACACGTCGTATCCACTCAAGTTATATACAAAAAACAGAACGATTCTTAGGTACGAAAAAACCTGAGTTAGAGCCATCAAAATTAATGATTGTTATTGAAGAAGCACATAAATTTTTAAATCCTACTGCAGCAAGCCAAACTATTTTTGGAACTATTGCTCGCGAGATGAGAAAATATTATGTTTCGTTATTTATTATTGATCAGCGACCATCAGGAATTGATCCTGAAATACTTTCGCAAGTGGGTACAAAAGTTATAGCTCAATTAAGCGATGAAAAAGACGTTCAGGCAGTTCTTTCGGGCTCTGCGCAGGCAAACACATTAAAAACTGTTTTAAATTCATTGGACACTAAAAAACAGGCGTTAGTGATAGGCCATGCAGTTCGTATGCCAATTGTTATTGAAACAAGGACATATGACCAGATTTTTTATAAGGCTATGCAGCTTGATGCGTCTATAAATATTGAGAACGATCTTTTCTAA
- a CDS encoding substrate-binding periplasmic protein: MKKINAILACMFAISGLMFVRYMHTLKSCKENTLIVGTSADYPPYATINLETNEIVGFDIDIVRQVACRLGKKIELRDMPFNYLMFDLYLGQIDVIAAGLTPDEDRKKAVLFSKPYLTSDPLIIVTKKDQPPLSDITQLYGKSVAVNTGYTSDMFLSKYSEISLVRLKATADAIMALQANSIYAFATSQSSLSLFLSTQKTEHDFQFFTIPTTEDSYALAYQKNNEKLQQQIDDVLDQMEHDGTLQKIKKKWGFA, encoded by the coding sequence ATGAAAAAAATTAATGCTATTTTAGCTTGTATGTTTGCCATATCCGGTTTGATGTTTGTACGTTACATGCATACGCTGAAATCTTGTAAAGAAAACACGCTCATCGTAGGTACGAGTGCAGACTACCCTCCCTATGCAACTATTAATCTTGAAACTAATGAAATAGTTGGATTTGATATTGATATTGTTCGGCAGGTCGCTTGTAGGCTTGGTAAAAAAATTGAGTTGCGTGATATGCCATTTAACTATTTAATGTTTGATTTATATTTAGGTCAAATTGATGTTATTGCAGCAGGGTTAACCCCAGATGAAGATCGTAAAAAAGCTGTTTTATTTAGTAAGCCGTACTTAACAAGCGACCCACTTATTATTGTTACAAAAAAAGACCAACCGCCACTGAGCGATATTACTCAGTTGTATGGTAAATCAGTTGCAGTTAATACTGGGTATACTTCAGATATGTTTTTATCAAAATATTCAGAAATTTCACTTGTTCGTCTTAAAGCAACTGCAGATGCTATTATGGCTTTGCAAGCAAACAGTATTTATGCTTTTGCAACTTCGCAAAGTAGCTTGAGTCTTTTTTTAAGTACGCAAAAAACAGAACATGATTTTCAGTTTTTTACGATACCAACAACAGAAGATTCATACGCTTTAGCGTATCAAAAAAACAATGAAAAACTTCAACAACAAATTGATGATGTTCTTGATCAAATGGAGCATGATGGAACGTTACAAAAAATTAAAAAAAAATGGGGATTTGCATGA
- a CDS encoding amino acid ABC transporter permease: MIDFNLLVKYYPRLLQGVAVSLQIALVSCAIGAIIGTCLGIILSGNNKIAKFFAQAYVSIVRGTPMLIQITATYLLLKYAGFSISALWSATISIGINSGAYLSQTILTGITSVSKGQLEAAKTLGFTPAQTIRYIIFPQALRTVLPNLESEIVTLIKDSSLASFIGVYELSKQGDIIISQTFDAPTIYFAIGLMYLILTTLVTVLMNILNKKVHTHA; this comes from the coding sequence ATGATCGATTTTAATTTATTAGTGAAATATTATCCTCGATTATTGCAAGGTGTTGCTGTTAGCTTGCAAATTGCACTCGTGAGTTGTGCAATTGGAGCGATTATAGGCACATGCTTAGGCATTATTCTTTCGGGAAATAATAAAATTGCAAAGTTTTTTGCGCAAGCTTACGTATCAATTGTGCGTGGAACTCCCATGCTCATTCAAATAACAGCAACATATTTATTATTAAAATATGCAGGTTTTTCTATTTCAGCATTATGGTCTGCAACTATATCTATTGGCATTAATAGTGGAGCTTATTTAAGTCAAACTATTTTGACGGGAATTACATCTGTGAGCAAAGGGCAATTAGAAGCTGCTAAAACTCTTGGATTTACGCCAGCTCAGACGATTCGTTATATCATCTTCCCACAAGCTTTGCGCACAGTTTTACCTAACCTAGAAAGTGAAATTGTCACGCTCATTAAAGATTCAAGTTTAGCATCTTTTATTGGGGTATATGAGCTGAGTAAGCAGGGTGATATTATTATCAGTCAAACATTTGATGCACCAACAATCTATTTTGCAATTGGTTTGATGTATCTTATTTTAACAACATTGGTAACAGTTTTGATGAATATTTTAAACAAGAAGGTACATACGCATGCTTAG
- a CDS encoding amino acid ABC transporter ATP-binding protein codes for MLSIKNLSKHYHEKTILDDVSFDVQAGEVVVLLGKSGVGKSTILRILTGLETKDSGSIIFDGQPLVTQKVGMVFQDFNLFPHLTIEQNIMLPLQKVAGKTEQEAQNIADQLLAKYELSAQAQLYPHGLSGGQKQRVAFARTLAMQPQLICCDEPTSALDPLLTSKIGQEINDLALQGLTVIVATHDTELIKQIKSTIYLMKSGKIIEKATSQGLIDNPDQFPFIKNFTQGGTFDTTNN; via the coding sequence ATGCTTAGTATTAAAAATTTATCAAAGCATTATCATGAAAAAACTATTTTAGATGATGTCAGCTTTGACGTTCAAGCAGGAGAAGTTGTTGTTTTACTCGGTAAATCTGGTGTGGGTAAGTCGACAATTCTTCGTATTTTAACTGGCTTAGAAACAAAAGATTCTGGTTCTATTATATTTGATGGTCAACCTTTAGTAACTCAAAAAGTTGGTATGGTGTTTCAAGATTTTAATCTATTTCCTCATCTGACTATTGAGCAAAATATTATGTTGCCGTTACAAAAAGTTGCAGGAAAAACAGAGCAGGAAGCTCAAAACATAGCTGATCAATTGCTTGCAAAATATGAACTGTCAGCTCAAGCACAATTGTATCCCCATGGACTTTCTGGTGGCCAAAAACAACGAGTTGCCTTTGCTCGTACGCTTGCTATGCAACCACAATTAATTTGTTGTGATGAGCCAACATCGGCACTTGATCCGTTATTAACAAGTAAAATAGGTCAAGAAATTAACGATCTGGCACTACAGGGTTTAACAGTTATTGTTGCAACACATGATACTGAGCTTATTAAGCAAATTAAGTCGACAATATATTTAATGAAAAGTGGTAAAATCATAGAAAAAGCAACATCACAAGGACTTATAGACAATCCTGATCAATTTCCTTTCATTAAAAACTTTACACAAGGTGGAACATTTGATACAACTAACAACTGA
- a CDS encoding M23 family metallopeptidase: protein MKYSKYLGVIFISFLTWYIGNNFYLYYYNTTDPIVTIHGIHDGSFFAKNLTATIAGTHPYKISNYSIIIDGKPYKQNIMVNRSSFENSVVIPVDTLDNGKHTLVFTTVSGTNNHNTVQSEHIFYVDNAELQAGFIKPESENKVLQGRCFHVQFKVNKPIKQAMVTALSKNFIAYPEALGSLVYETFIPLDCDQHPSEYAFSVAIQDHVGNNFDLHSNFSVTAFPFKKKTLHVPSGALAKEGEFTSLGEKDFELKMEELSQNSVQEKLWHGVFEIPLAMTNITTEFGIQRVAQERGCYVHKAIDMVAAAPRSVVWASQAGIVVLKERYAHSGNTIIIDHGYGILSMYFHLETYANIEVGQKLKKGNPVGTMGKTGYANGYHLHWEIRVGNVAIDPMQWTKRDFIS from the coding sequence ATGAAATATTCAAAATATTTAGGAGTTATTTTCATATCCTTTTTAACATGGTATATCGGAAATAATTTTTATCTTTACTACTACAACACAACAGATCCAATTGTTACCATTCATGGAATTCATGATGGTTCATTTTTTGCAAAAAATCTTACTGCTACTATAGCAGGTACTCATCCGTATAAAATTTCAAACTATTCAATTATTATTGATGGCAAACCGTATAAACAAAATATTATGGTTAACCGCTCATCATTTGAAAATAGCGTAGTTATACCAGTTGACACTCTTGATAATGGAAAACATACTCTTGTGTTTACAACCGTTAGCGGTACAAATAATCATAATACTGTTCAATCAGAGCATATTTTTTATGTTGATAATGCTGAATTACAAGCAGGTTTTATAAAACCAGAATCAGAAAATAAAGTGTTACAAGGTCGATGCTTTCATGTTCAATTCAAAGTTAACAAGCCAATCAAGCAAGCGATGGTAACAGCGCTATCAAAAAATTTTATAGCGTATCCAGAAGCACTTGGGTCACTAGTATATGAAACATTTATTCCACTTGATTGTGATCAGCATCCATCAGAATATGCTTTTTCAGTTGCAATTCAGGACCATGTTGGAAACAACTTTGACCTTCATTCAAATTTTAGCGTAACAGCATTCCCTTTTAAGAAAAAAACATTACATGTTCCGTCAGGTGCTCTTGCAAAAGAAGGTGAATTTACTTCTCTTGGAGAAAAAGATTTTGAATTAAAAATGGAAGAACTCTCACAAAATTCTGTACAAGAAAAATTATGGCATGGAGTTTTTGAAATCCCTCTTGCAATGACAAACATTACAACAGAGTTTGGTATTCAACGAGTTGCCCAAGAACGTGGCTGTTACGTACATAAAGCAATTGATATGGTTGCAGCAGCTCCTCGCAGTGTTGTATGGGCATCACAAGCAGGAATCGTTGTCTTAAAAGAACGCTATGCTCACAGTGGTAACACCATCATCATCGATCATGGCTACGGAATTTTAAGCATGTACTTCCATCTTGAAACGTATGCAAATATCGAAGTTGGCCAAAAGCTGAAAAAAGGTAATCCAGTCGGAACGATGGGAAAAACTGGGTATGCAAACGGTTATCATTTACATTGGGAAATTCGAGTTGGCAACGTTGCTATCGATCCAATGCAATGGACAAAACGTGACTTTATAAGCTAA